The following coding sequences lie in one Candidatus Micrarchaeota archaeon genomic window:
- a CDS encoding TldD/PmbA family protein encodes MGETTDGIVRIAKGMGFDDVAVDIGTGRNLYLKITNSEIDSVVEKLNISCNIFLTKDKRILLLSDISDTSRQGIRRIIGSASKALASVKPKEDYFGLASPRGGRPKYVYPYDRSIEDCGSAEMADKAIAAVNSALDNGATSVAGMVVVGSGSDTVSTSNGFNGTDRGTFARMSLRVFRGKLSYQNVFASRMLKDVKFDREPKEMAEILGSTKKIGKIKDGKYDIVYMQSPGGSLLTNAASAACMGNAETGSCFTGKLGKVVAGKDIMLYDDGRIREGIQSSAYDLEGTPSQRTKVVESGILRTYLHNHSTAEKYNTKSTGNAGLVRPSTRTLVMEHRKTVKDVDKLISSVDRGILVTNTWYTRFSSYIKGDFSTMPRDLTLYIEKGEPAFAIKQKDIGPIVGIRISDNLIRMLKNTVLAARNARQCTSWDVDMDYYFVPSFTVKDVTVTTVQ; translated from the coding sequence ATGGGAGAGACCACCGATGGGATAGTGAGGATCGCGAAGGGCATGGGTTTTGACGACGTTGCCGTGGACATAGGGACCGGGCGCAACCTGTACCTCAAGATAACAAATTCCGAGATCGATTCTGTTGTCGAAAAGCTGAACATATCCTGCAACATATTCCTGACGAAAGACAAGAGGATACTGCTGCTTTCAGACATCTCCGATACCAGCAGGCAGGGGATAAGGAGGATCATAGGCAGCGCATCTAAGGCCCTTGCAAGCGTCAAGCCGAAGGAGGACTATTTCGGGCTCGCATCGCCGCGAGGCGGCAGGCCAAAATACGTTTATCCGTACGACAGGAGCATAGAGGACTGCGGCAGCGCGGAAATGGCAGACAAGGCGATAGCTGCTGTAAACAGCGCATTGGACAACGGCGCGACTTCAGTTGCCGGAATGGTAGTGGTAGGATCAGGATCAGATACCGTAAGCACCAGCAACGGGTTCAACGGCACCGACAGGGGCACCTTCGCCAGGATGTCCCTGAGGGTGTTCCGCGGCAAGCTCTCCTACCAGAACGTTTTCGCCTCCAGGATGCTCAAGGACGTCAAATTCGACAGGGAGCCCAAGGAAATGGCAGAAATACTGGGTAGCACGAAGAAAATTGGCAAGATAAAGGACGGGAAATACGACATAGTGTACATGCAGTCTCCAGGCGGCTCCCTGCTTACGAATGCAGCTTCAGCTGCATGCATGGGCAACGCCGAAACCGGTAGCTGCTTCACCGGCAAGCTGGGCAAGGTGGTCGCAGGCAAGGATATCATGCTTTACGATGACGGAAGGATAAGGGAGGGCATACAGTCATCGGCCTACGATTTAGAGGGCACTCCATCCCAGAGAACAAAGGTGGTGGAAAGCGGGATACTCAGGACGTACCTGCACAACCATTCAACGGCAGAGAAGTACAACACCAAGAGCACCGGGAATGCGGGGCTCGTGAGGCCCAGCACCAGGACGCTGGTGATGGAGCACAGGAAAACCGTCAAGGACGTGGACAAGCTGATATCCAGCGTGGACAGGGGCATACTCGTAACGAACACGTGGTATACGAGGTTCAGCAGCTACATCAAGGGCGACTTCTCCACAATGCCCAGGGATCTAACGCTGTACATAGAGAAAGGGGAGCCGGCATTCGCGATAAAGCAGAAGGACATAGGACCGATAGTCGGCATAAGGATAAGCGACAACCTCATAAGAATGCTCAAGAACACCGTGCTCGCCGCAAGGAATGCCAGGCAGTGCACCTCGTGGGACGTCGACATGGACTATTATTTTGTCCCGAGCTTCACTGTAAAGGACGTTACTGTTACTACGGTGCAGTAG
- a CDS encoding TldD/PmbA family protein yields the protein MEIDYGIADYAMSVAGKAGLDYAEAYLRYDVDNSYAIEQGIFNGGQYAESAGLRIRLIKGKKLYTFSTNMLEKKVLDRAIRGFRGFKGIDTELSSEPDLHSSYGVKENARTKPEDFLDDLSEIDRAMGSLRYVKYRGVYGGFGSGKEYIVNTEGNTVRSSIPVFSAVVSMSLAEGSDKRDRILQYGIKGSYRNFKALGIMGDVLDNAKEMHSVMRNGVNMSEDQIKKVRNVVIAPEITGIAVHESVGHPNEADRIYGREAAQAGTSYLTKDNLGMSIGSGIVSIYDDPTIKNTYGFYMFDEEGVRAGKRCIVKNGRQNELLTNREYAHILGKHSNGSSRSDSYSNEPMVRMGNTYLGNGTSSLDELVEEARDGVYIKNFTEWNIDDTRSFSRYQGNVAYMIKNGRLGKPIKNYRLEKGTLDFWHAVKMLGNDIKLYVGTCGKGEPMQGVPVTMGGPSVLLSFK from the coding sequence ATGGAAATCGATTACGGCATAGCAGACTATGCCATGTCCGTTGCAGGGAAGGCTGGGTTGGATTACGCCGAGGCCTACCTGAGATACGACGTGGACAATTCCTATGCGATAGAGCAGGGCATCTTCAACGGCGGCCAGTATGCGGAAAGCGCGGGCCTGCGCATACGACTCATAAAGGGGAAGAAGCTTTACACATTCTCCACTAACATGCTGGAAAAGAAGGTGCTCGACAGGGCCATCAGGGGCTTCAGGGGCTTCAAGGGCATCGACACCGAGCTTTCCAGCGAGCCTGATCTGCATTCAAGCTACGGCGTAAAGGAAAATGCGAGGACAAAGCCCGAGGATTTCCTTGACGATTTGTCTGAAATAGACAGGGCGATGGGAAGTCTCAGGTACGTCAAATACAGGGGAGTGTACGGTGGATTCGGCTCCGGAAAGGAATACATAGTGAATACCGAAGGCAATACCGTGAGGAGCAGCATACCCGTGTTCTCTGCCGTAGTGAGCATGAGCCTTGCAGAAGGCAGCGACAAGAGGGACAGGATACTGCAATACGGCATAAAGGGCAGCTACCGGAATTTCAAGGCGCTAGGGATAATGGGGGACGTGCTTGACAACGCCAAGGAGATGCACAGCGTTATGAGGAATGGCGTAAACATGAGCGAGGACCAGATAAAAAAGGTAAGGAACGTGGTCATAGCCCCGGAAATAACAGGGATAGCTGTCCACGAGAGCGTCGGCCATCCGAACGAGGCGGACAGGATATACGGAAGGGAGGCGGCTCAGGCAGGGACGAGCTATCTCACAAAGGACAACCTCGGCATGAGCATAGGCAGCGGGATTGTCTCGATATACGACGATCCAACCATAAAAAACACCTACGGGTTCTATATGTTCGACGAGGAGGGCGTAAGGGCCGGCAAGCGGTGCATAGTCAAAAACGGAAGGCAGAACGAGCTGCTGACGAACCGCGAATATGCGCATATCCTTGGGAAACACAGCAACGGCTCATCGAGGAGCGACTCGTATTCGAACGAGCCCATGGTGCGCATGGGGAACACATACCTCGGGAATGGCACGTCAAGCCTTGACGAGCTGGTCGAGGAGGCAAGGGACGGCGTATACATAAAGAACTTCACGGAATGGAACATCGACGACACAAGGAGCTTCTCCAGGTACCAGGGGAACGTTGCGTACATGATAAAAAACGGAAGGCTGGGAAAACCGATAAAGAACTACAGGCTCGAGAAGGGCACGCTTGACTTCTGGCACGCTGTAAAGATGCTGGGAAACGACATCAAGCTTTACGTAGGCACATGCGGGAAGGGCGAGCCCATGCAGGGCGTACCTGTTACCATGGGCGGCCCGTCCGTGCTGCTTTCGTTCAAGTGA
- a CDS encoding glycosyltransferase translates to MKIAFVSDAVYPWNVGGLETLESTEAQELAKANDVHFFSLRWPGMEKDFRHNNIMYHTLHDITTEKFYSHGRRSIRQAIIYTIGLARIFFYKFDYIQSNEFPILQIPVLKLYCMLNGCKLILDMHEVWDKEYWTSYLGGGIRGHLANWFASTVLKMADAYIANSSVTAERLEGLGIDRSRIHTFSPVINDNELRKIRAKDSRKQVVFSGRLIKEKRVDKWLKVVKEASRGVKGMKAVLIGEGPEKSSIKGEIERLNLDRIVELRDFYHTEDKNELYRTIKGSKVLLHMSEREGLSIIVLESLALGTPVLLPEYSPIPKEVKEMCVVRDEEEIPKELGKMLESKDKGQFITNASGLNSFLASHTNEFYAALFGRLKGKAR, encoded by the coding sequence ATGAAAATAGCGTTTGTTTCCGATGCAGTATACCCGTGGAACGTTGGGGGGCTCGAGACGCTGGAGAGCACCGAGGCGCAGGAATTGGCGAAGGCAAACGATGTGCATTTCTTCTCGCTCAGATGGCCGGGCATGGAGAAGGACTTCAGGCACAACAACATAATGTACCACACGCTGCACGACATAACCACTGAGAAGTTCTACAGCCACGGCAGGAGGTCCATAAGGCAGGCAATCATATACACGATAGGGCTTGCGCGCATATTCTTCTACAAGTTCGACTACATACAGTCCAACGAGTTCCCGATACTGCAGATACCCGTGCTCAAGCTCTACTGCATGCTCAACGGATGCAAGCTCATACTGGACATGCACGAGGTCTGGGACAAGGAATACTGGACTAGCTACCTTGGCGGGGGCATACGAGGCCATCTTGCAAACTGGTTCGCATCTACTGTACTTAAGATGGCCGATGCATACATAGCCAACTCGAGCGTGACAGCGGAGAGGCTGGAGGGCCTCGGGATTGACAGGTCAAGGATACACACGTTTTCCCCGGTGATAAACGACAACGAGCTGCGGAAGATAAGGGCAAAGGACAGCAGGAAGCAGGTTGTTTTCTCAGGCAGGCTCATAAAGGAGAAAAGAGTGGACAAATGGCTGAAGGTCGTAAAGGAGGCGAGCAGGGGCGTAAAGGGCATGAAAGCTGTGCTCATAGGGGAAGGGCCGGAGAAGAGCAGCATAAAGGGCGAAATAGAGAGGCTTAATCTGGACCGCATCGTAGAGCTCAGGGATTTCTACCATACGGAGGACAAGAACGAGCTGTACAGGACAATAAAGGGCTCGAAGGTATTGCTGCACATGTCGGAGAGGGAGGGACTCAGCATAATAGTGCTGGAGAGCCTTGCGCTTGGAACGCCTGTCCTGCTTCCCGAATACTCGCCAATACCGAAGGAAGTAAAGGAGATGTGCGTGGTAAGGGACGAGGAAGAAATACCAAAAGAGCTTGGCAAGATGCTGGAGAGCAAGGACAAGGGCCAATTCATAACCAACGCCAGCGGCCTGAACAGCTTCCTCGCGTCGCACACCAACGAATTCTACGCTGCGCTGTTCGGCAGGCTCAAGGGAAAGGCCAGATGA
- a CDS encoding VOC family protein, which translates to MYSVTDFQIPADDKERAKKFYSSVFGWKTNDVPGVDYTGLITAETDENSNRPKRPGAINGGMMKREGTFKNPTITITVDDIDKALENVEKGGGKIVKGKDSVMDMGFVAWFQDTEGNVLALWQYMKK; encoded by the coding sequence ATGTACAGCGTAACCGATTTTCAGATACCTGCGGATGACAAGGAGCGCGCGAAAAAGTTCTACAGCTCGGTTTTCGGGTGGAAGACCAATGACGTGCCAGGAGTGGACTACACAGGGCTCATAACAGCCGAGACCGACGAGAACTCCAACAGGCCGAAGCGCCCCGGGGCAATCAACGGCGGGATGATGAAGAGGGAAGGAACGTTTAAGAACCCGACCATAACGATAACAGTTGACGACATCGACAAGGCCCTGGAAAACGTCGAGAAGGGAGGCGGAAAGATAGTGAAGGGGAAGGACAGCGTCATGGACATGGGATTCGTTGCCTGGTTCCAGGATACTGAGGGAAACGTCCTAGCGCTTTGGCAATACATGAAGAAGTAG
- a CDS encoding peptidylprolyl isomerase: protein MSKRATFSFCLIILPQISSVLNNIKIYLSGFGACGRGMIIKEFENSAFALGKGQVSGIVRTQFGYHTIKRLE, encoded by the coding sequence ATGTCGAAAAGGGCAACATTTTCATTTTGCTTAATCATTTTACCACAGATAAGCTCTGTCCTAAACAATATAAAAATATATCTTTCAGGGTTTGGAGCATGTGGCCGCGGCATGATTATAAAAGAGTTTGAGAATTCAGCATTCGCACTGGGAAAAGGCCAAGTATCAGGAATAGTCAGGACGCAGTTCGGCTACCACACAATCAAGCGCCTTGAATGA